The genomic DNA TTCAAAGTATTGCGCGTTTGCTGCAAGATCCCTAAAGGCAAAGTCGCTACTTACGGTGATCTCGCCAAAACCTTAGGCTGCCGATCCGCGCAAGCCATTGGCCAGGCCTTAAGACGCAACCCTTTCGCCCCGCACGTACCTTGCCACCGTGTCGTGAATCAAGCTTTGCAGCTCAATGGTTTTGAGGGGCGCAAAGATAATGCCGCTCTCAATAAAAAAGCCAAATTGCTTAAAGCCGAAGGTGTAAAGTTTTTGGGTAATGGGCGTATTGACCCGGCCTGTTATATCGATTAAAAACCCT from Gammaproteobacteria bacterium CG11_big_fil_rev_8_21_14_0_20_46_22 includes the following:
- a CDS encoding methyltransferase → MPANKQTIDIQALAPDCTLKKTAELTPFQFKVLRVCCKIPKGKVATYGDLAKTLGCRSAQAIGQALRRNPFAPHVPCHRVVNQALQLNGFEGRKDNAALNKKAKLLKAEGVKFLGNGRIDPACYID